A region of Osmerus eperlanus chromosome 9, fOsmEpe2.1, whole genome shotgun sequence DNA encodes the following proteins:
- the LOC134026736 gene encoding synaptosomal-associated protein 23-like isoform X1, with translation MSGPQRTNGGDSSINMADMEVEDIKMRANQVTDESLESTRRMLQMAEESRQTGVNTIVMLDEQGEQLKGVEQGMDQINQDMKQAERNLTDLSRCCGLCVCPCDRVTSIEHDSRYKRTWGTGGDNGSAGEGGEDGVVCRQPPGVGNGKAPQQQQSATSSGLKRCVITNDAREDEMEENLDQVGSIIGNLKNMAMDMGTEIEKQNQQIDRINDKADMNKARIDEANQRANKLIK, from the exons ATGAGTGG gcctcagCGTACAAACGGAGGAGACTCCAGCATCAACATGGCTGACATGGAAGTGGAAGATATCAAAATGAGGGCCAACCAAGTGACCGACGAG TCTCTGGAGAGCACCAGGCGGATGCTTCAGATGGCTGAGGAG AGCAGACAGACGGGCGTCAACACCATTGTCATGCTGGATGAGCAGGGAG AGCAACTGAAGGGCGTGGAGCAGGGGATGGACCAGATCAACCAGGACATGAAGCAGGCTGAGAGGAACCTGACAGACCTCTCCAGGTGCTGCGGTCTCTGCGTCTGCCCCTGTGACAG GGTGACATCCATCGAGCATGACTCGCGTTACAAGCGTACCTGGGGGACAGGAGGTGACAACGGctctgcaggagaggggggtgaggacggGGTCGTCTGCAGGCAGCCCCCGGGGGTCGGCAACGGAAAAGCCCCCCAGCAACAACAGTCCGCCACGTCCTCAGGActcaagaggtgtgt gataaCCAACGATGCGCGGGAGGACGAGATGGAGGAAAACTTGGACCAGGTGGGCAGCATCATAGGGAACCTGAAGAACATGGCCATGGACATGGGCACCGAGATAGAGAAGCAGAACCAGCAGATCGACCGCATCAACGACAAG gcGGACATGAACAAAGCTCGTATCGATGAGGCCAACCAGAGAGCCAACAAACTCATCAAATAG
- the LOC134026736 gene encoding synaptosomal-associated protein 23-like isoform X2 — MSGPQRTNGGDSSINMADMEVEDIKMRANQVTDESLESTRRMLQMAEESRQTGVNTIVMLDEQGEQLKGVEQGMDQINQDMKQAERNLTDLSRCCGLCVCPCDRVTSIEHDSRYKRTWGTGGDNGSAGEGGEDGVVCRQPPGVGNGKAPQQQQSATSSGLKRITNDAREDEMEENLDQVGSIIGNLKNMAMDMGTEIEKQNQQIDRINDKADMNKARIDEANQRANKLIK; from the exons ATGAGTGG gcctcagCGTACAAACGGAGGAGACTCCAGCATCAACATGGCTGACATGGAAGTGGAAGATATCAAAATGAGGGCCAACCAAGTGACCGACGAG TCTCTGGAGAGCACCAGGCGGATGCTTCAGATGGCTGAGGAG AGCAGACAGACGGGCGTCAACACCATTGTCATGCTGGATGAGCAGGGAG AGCAACTGAAGGGCGTGGAGCAGGGGATGGACCAGATCAACCAGGACATGAAGCAGGCTGAGAGGAACCTGACAGACCTCTCCAGGTGCTGCGGTCTCTGCGTCTGCCCCTGTGACAG GGTGACATCCATCGAGCATGACTCGCGTTACAAGCGTACCTGGGGGACAGGAGGTGACAACGGctctgcaggagaggggggtgaggacggGGTCGTCTGCAGGCAGCCCCCGGGGGTCGGCAACGGAAAAGCCCCCCAGCAACAACAGTCCGCCACGTCCTCAGGActcaagag gataaCCAACGATGCGCGGGAGGACGAGATGGAGGAAAACTTGGACCAGGTGGGCAGCATCATAGGGAACCTGAAGAACATGGCCATGGACATGGGCACCGAGATAGAGAAGCAGAACCAGCAGATCGACCGCATCAACGACAAG gcGGACATGAACAAAGCTCGTATCGATGAGGCCAACCAGAGAGCCAACAAACTCATCAAATAG
- the LOC134026736 gene encoding synaptosomal-associated protein 23-like isoform X3, with protein MADMEVEDIKMRANQVTDESLESTRRMLQMAEESRQTGVNTIVMLDEQGEQLKGVEQGMDQINQDMKQAERNLTDLSRCCGLCVCPCDRVTSIEHDSRYKRTWGTGGDNGSAGEGGEDGVVCRQPPGVGNGKAPQQQQSATSSGLKRCVITNDAREDEMEENLDQVGSIIGNLKNMAMDMGTEIEKQNQQIDRINDKADMNKARIDEANQRANKLIK; from the exons ATGGCTGACATGGAAGTGGAAGATATCAAAATGAGGGCCAACCAAGTGACCGACGAG TCTCTGGAGAGCACCAGGCGGATGCTTCAGATGGCTGAGGAG AGCAGACAGACGGGCGTCAACACCATTGTCATGCTGGATGAGCAGGGAG AGCAACTGAAGGGCGTGGAGCAGGGGATGGACCAGATCAACCAGGACATGAAGCAGGCTGAGAGGAACCTGACAGACCTCTCCAGGTGCTGCGGTCTCTGCGTCTGCCCCTGTGACAG GGTGACATCCATCGAGCATGACTCGCGTTACAAGCGTACCTGGGGGACAGGAGGTGACAACGGctctgcaggagaggggggtgaggacggGGTCGTCTGCAGGCAGCCCCCGGGGGTCGGCAACGGAAAAGCCCCCCAGCAACAACAGTCCGCCACGTCCTCAGGActcaagaggtgtgt gataaCCAACGATGCGCGGGAGGACGAGATGGAGGAAAACTTGGACCAGGTGGGCAGCATCATAGGGAACCTGAAGAACATGGCCATGGACATGGGCACCGAGATAGAGAAGCAGAACCAGCAGATCGACCGCATCAACGACAAG gcGGACATGAACAAAGCTCGTATCGATGAGGCCAACCAGAGAGCCAACAAACTCATCAAATAG